The genomic window CGATTTGTTACAGACTTGTGTCATTTTGGCTGACCGCACGAGTCGCTTTACACTGGAGAACATTTAGCAATACGATTAGTTCACCAAAgatgtatattttatattttaaaaagttggtAGTAAAAACTATGGCGATATGGAACTTATTGGACTTTAGTGGTTTGTCTTCCTGCTACCTAACAAATTTACAATTTAGAAAGCCACAAGCAATATAGTACCTGCAAGTCCTTGTCTTCTTCATCACAATCTGATTCAAATTCTGCAGGGACTTCACACTGAATCATTGACTCTGCCTCCTGAGAGCTAAAATAAAgagagaaaattaattttggttagttgCACAGctacaaaaatattaagaatacaACTGTCGGAAACCACGCTTCATTAATCTAATGCCTGGAAAAGTCACAGTGAGAGTAACAAAAGCAGATCTCTCAAATTATTAGAtgaagattaaaattttttgtgactATGTAAAATATTATCTGTGACATCATTAGGGGTATGCAACCTTCGTAAATTTGAAGACAAATAGAATACTAATATTCTTCAACTTTgtcttcaaaataattaaaaaacttagAAGATTTCGCAGCACaaatcaatattattatttatgaacgCTTTGAACACGATACTTTGGTCTTTGTCTATGCTCCTGGTACTGTGCGTACAATGCAGATATACATCTTGTTTATAATATATTTGataatttagtttaaataaattattttgtgtcacTGCCTTAAAAATCACAGATTTAAAACATGTACTCAACTaatagaaacaaacaaaaaacaaaatctttaaaataaacacacatatatCACACATATTTCAAGAttcatagaaaaataaataacaacgtAAACCTTCACGATTGTTCTGGAACTGCTAAAAATGAATGTTCAACAATTTGGTGATCTTGTCGCAATTTTTAGTTTCCCCTTCGGGCTCGGAACGAGGGGCGGGGCGGAAGAGTGCCAGAGAAGAAGAGCCGCGTGCACTCGGCCGGCACGATGACAGAAAGGTGGACCAGGAAGCAGCGATCCGGTCGGATTGGCCCTCGGCGCGGTTGCTCCAGGAAACGGGCATCGCTGCAGAGGGGCGGCAGAGTGCGCCATTTCTACCCATCCGCGCTTGCACGCGCACACGTTCGGAAGAAAGGGACGGATGGCTTAATGATCAGTGGCATGGGGTGGCTCGCAGCGCGTCAGCATTCACAGTTCAAATGCTGAATATTTGGAGCTTctcatcatcattattattacgCGGGACATTTTCTAAGTGGGATTTTCTTGAGAGGATCATACTGCGCTAACCAGGAAAATGTTTCAAGTGTAGacattagggatggggcgaatcctgatttcctcgaatccgaatcctaactcgaatcctcgactggaattgccgaatctcgaacccaaacccgaatcttttaatagatgatgtccacatatctaatgtaagtgagatgtattctgcttgcactaaaagtcccttgactttatcacatgtagattggtacatttctggtataagtgtatacagtaaaacctccattaacgaatattctatttaacgaaaaaccccatgcaacgaaataacattttggtcccgccgaaccgccataagatcaatgctgttttaacctctaaataccgaatattatttgttccgaaatagtgaaattccctttacaacgaacggccgcttttgaaaaacacgcaaaaataaacatctcttaCAAGaaatccactatttttttttttattctctgctttaaaatacgtgcgtataaccttaaaataatatgcaccatcgcggaagtcaataaataaacaaagaatcatggataacacacgtcgtgtatacatgccacactttgttcaaaatggcgggtacatttagcgctagtggcggaaacctcctGTACCATCGCTttggcaagacgaacaactagtaaattttgcgtttctatggttaaatatgtgcacacgcaaatatttataactatggtgtagtacaatttcatttttttttcagttttcactgttgtttatttatttttcacacgtagttacggaaatcaacacggtactactgtaaaatgaattttaatccTATAAAACGGCAACAGATTGGCATTTAAATAAAACTAGAAATTTTTAATGCAGTTgatgaaggtggaaaaaaaagtgatatagctaaacgtctcgacatcccggcgtctacactttcgaccatattatacaaccgggaacagatcgaaaacaacgcttccctggtaggaacaaatcgaaaacgtgtgaaagtacgtaaaaaaaaaattatgatttggaAAAGATACTGTTTGACTGGCTAATGGAGGCAAGGGTATCTAACATCAACATCTCTGGGCCGATTTTACAAGAAAAGGcacgccaggaagcactggggatgggaattaataatttccaagcatcaaatggttggccattaaacaagtgtattctatgtactttttcatgtttaattcctcatatcgtattaaacagtcagaaagacagttctagccatttatgtgaaggtttatgatgactagaaatatatcgtgcaaaaactccatttaacaaacccctttacaacaaacacaacaaattttggtcccttgagatttgttaaatagaggttccactgtataaagacaacaattttttcttgagaaatttcagttttagtacagattagcggttaggattttttctataaataagctagaggtctgcgagcctaagaattttacttcgagcctagctcgagcttttgtggtacagttacacttttgggaaattatttttatcttaaacttaatatcatgtttgaataaagtattaaaatgaagtgggcttattaattttgggtaactatttacagagtgtgtttacattttgcactgctagaaaaaaaaaaaaattttttttcattgaatcttacctgtttccattggttcattagtaactgatatcatccaactaacataaccaagtaatgtttgtgtaaatgtaacatatctttggaaaaatttcacccttgtcaatttttctggagtccttactgagcttcaacaaacttagcaccaaaaatcatgttgtttgaaaagtacattcacattgtttcaacatttccacttttcagcacaataattctgagagagattgtcacagagtattaaattctgttctttaatctatcattcagaacaataatttgttctgcacgttcaggagttaaattagctctacgattggagatagtgtttccagcaaaagagaagcgtctctcgctggcaacctgcttggctggaatgctttagtaaaattgcttaacctcaaaattagtgtcataaatatctgtaactggtcattaaagtttaatcaattgaaagtaataaaaataaaaccttttacttcattcaatttacacttgcaaaaaaaacatacccacaataaacctacatggaaattaaagtctttttcaatatcctgaagtctgaagtatgtttactcatgtcattaaatgtagagctgtattgaagaagccgattttgccaatatttagttgaatcggcatttctgccgacttccgatacagtacgctcgttaattttcggccgatattactgaaaaacgaaagagactgccataacctaaaaatccacgagtaccattttcacttttcgtagtagtactgcattctttcagatcgcattatttcttagcaacatgtgccaaccgtacatatcaaagtttaacatccttttttttttaacaatgttctttaatttaatatgtcataaataaataatacattactatcacggttaatatacatctcagttgttacggtaactacagtgcaaatatggtagctatcatgcttctgtagtaattatggtattctacgaagaatctttagttctttttatggtaattatcttaaaataattattgggtttgtactgtagttatggtacatcatccatatttcttcgtatgttgttgttcatttgtcttttcttcatatttacgtgtgccattatttgagacaagaagtttcagaaaaaaatttaacggacattatatcacacatttaatggcgtaaatgacgagacctcgggcaatttaaacgctttatagggaaaaacctaccatgcgggacctcgtaagcgagttttaatgtatttttttcccgtaaatagtaaaaaccgaatcctttgacgaatcctatatcagacccgccgaaccttcgaatccctaggattcggcggattcggcggatattggattcggtcgccccatccctagtagACATGTAAAGGCCAGAGGCAAACGCGAGAGGTGTCTGGAAAGGACAGCGAGCCACCGACCCGGCAAGAGGCGCGACAGGCTGCAGCGTCGGCGGCACTGCGTCGCTGTCCACGTGCTCCTTCAGCGAGAAGTCCAGCGGGATGGCCAGCGCGTCCGCCAGCTTCTCGGCCCGCAGGTTGTGCACGGTGTAGCGCTTCACCTGCACGATCAGGCACCTGCGGACAGGACGCGGGCCCTCGACACTGCCGCGGTTTCTCCTGGCTACAACTCACTTCAGATACCCCTTTAAAAACTCTTAAGTGTTCTTTTCAGTTCAgttcagtttttttaataaaaaaataaaaaataaaaaacctcacACACATAatctttaaaattgtttcaatctaaatacagtagaatctcgttatagcgagcacggtaaaagcgagaacacggctataacgaggtatttttgagaaatttacggcgtgatcgcttgtagcgcgcttttgttatttgtctgctttatctccacccttctcgctcgccactagacatcttgccgttgacgcgtcacattcttcagccgtgcagtcgccacctaagtgcgtggcttaaaaatagaatcccatcctttctttcttttatcaaacttccgttagttatctgtgccgtgtgtagacaaagtttgagattggaacataaacaacgtaagaaagtattttttacaaattagaaatatgtatgtttttgtttttataatcgcgtattttcacgtttttttttttggttatcataaaagagataatatcaaaaagccgctctaatgaaatttaattgtttcttggttaacaaaaactattaattatcaaatattgttaattatttatattctatttattattatttacgcgacgtcatactgtacgcgtacgcaatacgactggattcgttgctgcaacataacatagcatgttatgcaatatcagaagtaacgagtaacgtaacaatagtaacgagtactaattgttatagtaacaaatacatacggttacgcattttttcgttacttttacacctctagtcggcactaccgtatttatttccgaatcgctagggcagttttcttgtaacttttgtttcggtcagttgttggggtatctgtctgagaaaggggtggtgatggtttgagtttaatcccaaatttattttctaaaaaagttgacaggtttctttaaatgaaaaaagtatagttttccagcgactattacgtttgaggcgtacgcgcgttgccgcagccgcactcctgcttttttgtaaggaattaaatcgtcgcgctacactagcaccacctgtttgcaacatcccgaaccaacatagccgccagcagacagcccgcgtcggcaatagatagcaggacaatgctgcgtcggccgcgggctgagatgctatacttacgtggcttgatagggtattctggttattttgacgcaatcggtgatcgcatccgtatttatggggtatcgttttaaagagaattcacacatctgctcacagaaattaagatttcgttaatataacctgttattttccaattatacaggtttaaacacaatttttatgctattttcggttaatttttattttttgggggccaaaatttgtccaattcggttatagcgaggacactgTTATAGcaaggatcaaacccggaaccgtgacacctcgctataacgggactctagtgtataaagaaatataatttgtaaagaaaaataCTACAACactacatttgaaataaaaatttaagtatgaatttgcattaaattaaacaaatgatATTTTACGGAAAGATTCCCAGTACAACCATCATGAAGGTGACCTTGTAACTCGGAAGTGCCGAAGAGGCAGAGGGGCAGCGTGGTGGCGCACCTGGGCGGGCGGTGCACGGTGGTCAGGACACGCCGCTCCGAGTGGCCGCACTTGTCACAAGTCAGCTCCCGGGTGTCTGCTCCCATGTAGCGGGCAACAGCGTCCTGGAGGCTCGGGCTGCCGTGCTGCGAGCGCGGTATGTCCACGAACAGCACCATGTGTTCCTGCCTCTTGACCGTGCTCTCCCCGCACCTGAGCACACGGCCGCGTCACTTCCACACGTGTGCCAGGTAGCTCAGGGCCCATTAATTTCAGTCTAAATGGGGGGCTATAGCCTTAGAAGTCAACAATGCACTTAACTACAGTTACTACACATTTTACAGATCTGTGTCCAACAGTTAGCTAAGGAAGAGAAGTTTGTAAACGCTAATATGTGCAGAGATACACTATTAACAGTAGATGGAGAAATGATAAACATGTTTACAAGAAGCATGTAGATACAACCGTACAGGTTGCTCGAAAGAGAAAGTGTGTTCAGGTCGTCCCTACCTGGTGCACGTGGAGGTCTCGGTGAGGGTGAAGACCACGTTGTCGGTGATGGGGTTGGCCCCCCCGGACTCGTCGCAGTCCCCGCCGGCGGCCAACTGCTCCAAGGTCATGTTGTCCAGCGCGCCCTGCCTCTCCGCGGCGGCCGCCTTGTCGAACTCGTCGCGGAAGCAGTCCAGCAGGCGCACCACGAACTCCGCAGCGTCCTGCTGGCACTTGCCCAGGAACAGCTCGTCCAGGAAGCCCAGGGTGCGGGACAGCCGCCTGCACTCGGCAACCACGCTCCGTCACACGCTGGCATGAACATACTGTACTGGTCTGACTTTAGCAGTCTCAAAACCAAAAATagcacacaaacaaaaaaaaaaaattgaacacagAAAATCTTTGACTGACTATTCATTGTAGTGTACACATGCATTAAAAGTTGGAAGGCTCAAGTACGGTATGTGGACACAACGAAATTCACAACAAGACTACCTGCTAAATCATGGTGTCTACAAATACTTGGTAAAccaatttaaagattttttttcaggACTTACCtatgtattaatatttatttttaaaacatttaatatcaCAGGGTACATaattatttctataaaatatgtgaaattgAACGTAATAAGAAAGTGCTCTACTATTTGCAGGATTGTGCCGATTTTTGAGAActgttggaggggggagggggggaattgaTATTGCCACGTGATTTGTCTTCAACCACTTATATTCAATGTGAAACTATAATCTGAAGCAAGGGGCACTCACAGCAGGGACCACCTGACGACGGGCAGCCGGCGACTGCGGTGGGCGCGCGCCAGCAGCAGGAACGCCCCCAGGACGCGCACGGGGCCCACGCCCGTCAGGCACGCCTCCAGCTGCAGCTGCGTGCTCAGCATGGCGCGCACCAGCGGTTCCAGCCCCAGCACGGCCTGCAGGCTGGCGTTCATCCAGCACTTGTTGCTGCCCGCCGGGTTGGGGAACCTGCGGCGTGCACGGCGCGGCGTCAGTGGTCACCCTCGGACTAGCTCATAGCTCATCTAGAGACCGGGCCCACTGTCAGATCCTCTTATCACACGTTTCAGATAGACTGGAAGGTCTGGCTGTGATTATTACCATGGTTCTATCATTCACACAAAACAATCTGTAGTTTTACTCCTGGCAGTTACTGAAGCCCGTTAATGACTAAAGCTGTgggagatatattttaaaatctttagCTATGCAGGTTCAAAATACATTGCTGTTTTTCGACCTTCCCCTCTTCTTTACCACTTGTCGCCCCTCCCCCCCGACATACCTTACTTCCTCTAGTGCCCCTCCCCTGATTTTCGCAAATGCACCTAAGCCTGTTGTTTTTTGGGTATAAAAAGGCAAGGACATGTTATTCGACCTGCACCCGGTCGTCGTCTACAGCACTGTCGGCACGACAGCATAAGTCGAGGCTGTTTGCTAACCTGAAGTTTGGTAGTTGGTTGTTCTGGTTGCATGCCACTGTCTTACTCGCAATGACTTTTACCCAGGTTCCTCCCAGAGGCACTCATGAAGTTTGAGTAGTTTAGTAATGCTGATCTTTTTACCCTTCTTCAAACTAAGACTTATCTCTATTTGTGGTTGATCTGTGTTTTGAATAGACAAAATATCATGGGCTTGTTTGAAACCACCTTAAACACGAGTGCTTGGGCGTACTATATAACCTAGTAACTTTCCGCCCACCGTTTATTCTAATCGCAAATGTTTACGCCTGTGTGCCACCCTTAATTGCATTACCTCCTTGTAATCTTAAGAGTTAAGACCACTTCttgtaataaattttagatttttcatAACCTTGCGGCACTAGGGCATGTATTTTACCATCAGATTCTTGTGTGTATTATGTATGCACATGCTTTCGTAATCAACTTTCCCTTGCCTGCTACCATGTTCTTGCCAGAAGACAACTTGCACAGTAATGTATATTATTGTCTGCATTTGTTCTTGTCTATTCATAGCCCCAATGTAAATTTTGAATTCTTATCATTTAACAATGTCCTTGCCTCTTATATTGCTACGTTGAAAGTTTTAAGTGTTTTAACTTAATACGTTtacatcttttatttttttttttcactatgcgGCTTGTAgagtaaataattttgtgtaaaaaaataatttttgttacttcTTTTGGAACCATGTTTGAATTTCTAAACTTAACTGCCATACAGCAACGTTTATAACGGGTTGATACCATAACCACTTTCTTTATAGTCTTGATATGCCTTCTTTACTCATCACCGAAAATTGAATTTACATTGGAGCGAGCCCGCACCAATATACTTCAACCCTGTCAATTATTTTGCCAAAATAatgcaaaatttctaaaaatctaAAATGGCAAAATTATCCCCCTTAATTTTTAAAGAAGCATTCTGCAAACTTTAAGGCAGTGCCAGAAGCTTGATGAAAGACAGCAACATACAAGATTCATCACACACTCCAGCGTTTAAAATGTGAAATACGAATCTACTACAGGTACCAAATCCAAAAATTCAGTAAAACATCCATTAACACTATTTCCTCACAAAAATGATGAACTCCAAAAAGATGTATCTTTACCCTATTTGGCTGGACTCCTTGTTGGGACAGGCAGCTTCCTTCCTGGCCAGTGTCTCCGTGCAGCGAGTCGGCTTGATGACAGACGTGCCCGCCTCCCCTGCTTCGTCTGGCAACAGCGTGCTCCCGGAACTGCAGGCCTGCTTCACCGGAGTGCACTCGATGTCTCCGAGGGACTCGATGATGTCATCTATGTTGAGCCGGAGGCCGTTCGCGGCGTGCCGGGCCTCCGAGCTCAGGTTCTCCTTGTCGTCCGCGTCATCCGCGAAGTCCGTGCTCGTCGCGCCGGCGCTCGGGAGGCTCTCCTCGCGCGGGCCACGGAAGTCCAGGCACTGGCGCGCGCTCCCGTACATCTTGGGCAGGACCCTGCCGAACTGCCGTCCGCTCGGGTCCGACCTCGGCGGGGTGCGCACCTTGCACCCGGCTCGGGCGTTCTCGTCGTGGCTCCGCCCCCAGGCCGTCTTCCCCTTCCAGGTCCGGCACGCCGGCGTCCGCTCATCCTCCTTCTCTAGGATCGACAGCAGCGAAGTCCTGACGCCACTCCTCGTCTGCGGCCGCTTCCCGCTCTTCTCCTTGCTCTTCGTGGGAGAGTCATCCGCTCGGCAGCGTTTCGGCGATGGAAACAACTCACTTTCACTTCTGGAACAAAACGTTTACAATTAGTTGAACATAGCAGCACATTTATAACAAGTCACATTATATAACAGAATTATATTGTCAGTATCTTTAACTAACACCGTGTTATTTATTTATCTGCACAAAATTGTGATTTTACAACTATTTTTAACACTAAAAGATTTAAGTTTCATCTTGGTTTGTTTATGTTTTCAGACCATTTCCATCAATTTGGAGTCAGTATGTGGAGAGAAGCTTAAGATTCACATAGCCAGAGTTACATGCCGGGataatttcaaaacaatattaGCGAGAACTTCTGCTATTATAAAATCGTGTAATAtttcattcatatttaattacatctaagtttttattatttttttattttgtgttaaacttttaagtattattttatatcCTAATTTAAAGGTTAGAAAAATAAGTGGTTCTGGAAGAACAACTCAAATGTGTAGGTTATGATAGTCCGCATGTTCCAGTATCTCCTTTATTAGACACTTGTCAACCTTTTATgtcgtacagaaaaaaaaattttctttgaaattgCAGAAAACGTAAAGCAGATGTTGCATACTGAATTAGAATGTGAAACTGTGAAATGcattatgaattaaatattacACCAAATTCATTTTtcatcatatttttttcatagaaTAATTTGTGTAAAAGTGTTTCTAAGCTTAAAATTGAAAACATCCTAAGTTCATTACACTGTGCTTCATTCCAAAATTACAAGTGACACAAAAACTGTTGACCAGTCCTCTACACTGCAAGTAAGGTATCGAAAAAACAAGTTGTGAAATATGAACAGCTTTAGAAAGTGGATGAAATTATGGTAATTAGTGCATACTGAACCTCCACTCAGTTCAGTTATGTGACTTTAGTCTGCTCTTGTTTACAGCTCTCTGAACCTTGCTGGCGGGAAGGAATGACATGAGACACGATACACACTGGAAAGCGACTGCTAGCCAAAGGCACTCCCTCCCTTCCTCTCATCACTACCTGGCGACCACCATATATAACAGCATTCTTTGCTCTTTGACCAACGACTTATGAACTACAtccaaaaaaaaactccattcAATAGTTGCTGcttgctgttaaaaaaaaaataataataataataaaaaatctctaTCCCGCCATCCCATTCCAATCTCCCAACACCAGTACCCTGTGGTCGCTGATCTCCGCTATCACCATACTGCCTACCACCACATCCACCGGTCTCACAAGCACCACATCCAACAGATTTCCACTCTCCTCCTCACCACTACCATTGCCCTTTTAGGTGTACTCCTCACCACCTGCCCCAATACACAATTTACCAGATGGGATGCTCATATTTGTTTTCTCTTTATTCCCAGTCTCCTCCGGTCCCTGTTCCCACACGTCCCTAGGCATGTTAATATCACCTACTACTATCACTCACCTATCATGTCCTAGCAAATATAACCTGTCGTTTATCGCCTCGATGGTCTCATCCCCTTTTCCTGGGGATCTACACCACCAGCAACCTTACTTGTCTCTCCCAGCTTTGCATTCGTTATTCCAATAATTCTGCTTTCTCCCCCACTAATTCAACCTTTCCAATCTGTCCCTCCCGCACACATACCATTCTCCCTCGCCAATTTGTTTCTGCCCCTTCTAAATATCTCATAATTAGCCCTCCGCAGTTCCCCAACCCCGATTTCTTCGTCCAACAGTGTCTCAACCGCTACAACAATATCAGCCCCATAGGCCTCTACCTTGCTCCAGAACATGTCaacctttatatttattctcctaCAATTTATTGTTGCAACCTTCACAATGTTGTATTTTCCCCTTTGAGACTCTGTTTCCTTCCGACCATTACGTGTTACTTTCCCACGTAATCTTTCCTTCATCAGCCCCTCTTCTGCCCTGTTCACATTCTCTACCCCATATCCTACTCTGTCCCACCAATCCATCTCATTACTACTGTTCCCCCCTGCCTCCTCCTCTGTACTCCCCGCCGACTCT from Bacillus rossius redtenbacheri isolate Brsri chromosome 1, Brsri_v3, whole genome shotgun sequence includes these protein-coding regions:
- the LOC134528429 gene encoding ubiquitin carboxyl-terminal hydrolase 37-like, with the translated sequence MGPQLMLTTNDCMQESRLHENKYVSKGIDGCTFYGGKNSRIKRHCDQFQLLFEQKSESELFPSPKRCRADDSPTKSKEKSGKRPQTRSGVRTSLLSILEKEDERTPACRTWKGKTAWGRSHDENARAGCKVRTPPRSDPSGRQFGRVLPKMYGSARQCLDFRGPREESLPSAGATSTDFADDADDKENLSSEARHAANGLRLNIDDIIESLGDIECTPVKQACSSGSTLLPDEAGEAGTSVIKPTRCTETLARKEAACPNKESSQIGFPNPAGSNKCWMNASLQAVLGLEPLVRAMLSTQLQLEACLTGVGPVRVLGAFLLLARAHRSRRLPVVRWSLLRLSRTLGFLDELFLGKCQQDAAEFVVRLLDCFRDEFDKAAAAERQGALDNMTLEQLAAGGDCDESGGANPITDNVVFTLTETSTCTRCGESTVKRQEHMVLFVDIPRSQHGSPSLQDAVARYMGADTRELTCDKCGHSERRVLTTVHRPPRCLIVQVKRYTVHNLRAEKLADALAIPLDFSLKEHVDSDAVPPTLQPVAPLAGSQEAESMIQCEVPAEFESDCDEEDKDLQEAVRQSLLSHEEREQEELQGRDESVNPISDQQLQAVDLQWDNDVFGVEGSSSPSKPGASDPGPDFGYRLVGAVSHYGASPNSGHYVADVYSLQQRRWYHYDDETVHETNAQEVTGHSLQHNGYIFFYMYRPLFEQLSAESSDSPPQTEDHS